The Candidatus Omnitrophota bacterium genome contains a region encoding:
- the carA gene encoding glutamine-hydrolyzing carbamoyl-phosphate synthase small subunit, with product MTQSLIVPKIRKSAVLILEDGTIFQGRAFGALGETGGEVVFNTSMTGYQEILTDPSYYGQIVVMTYPLIGNYGVNDEDVESGKIQVSGFIVKEPSLIPSNWRCQRTLEEWMQSRNIVGLCGIDTRALVRKLRNYGVMRGVVCSPGDSSVDWKAKVDAVPSMAGADLVKYVTTEKPYLWTESLHPYLKSKDILPPPEKPYKVAAFDYGMKQNILRHLTERGCEVHVVPSYAKPDEVMALAPDGVFLSNGPGDPEPVTYAIDTVRQLLGKVPIFGICLGHQILGLALGGKTYKLKFGHRGANQPVKHLPTGKIDITSQNHGFCVDYDSLDKKKVSVTHINLNDDTVEGLECADLRCFSVQYHPEASPGPHDAAHHFDRFVEWMKEQG from the coding sequence ATGACGCAATCCCTTATCGTTCCGAAGATACGAAAATCCGCCGTCCTAATTTTAGAAGATGGAACCATCTTTCAGGGCCGCGCTTTTGGCGCTCTCGGCGAAACCGGCGGCGAAGTAGTTTTCAATACCTCCATGACCGGTTATCAAGAAATACTGACCGATCCTTCCTATTATGGTCAAATCGTCGTTATGACTTATCCTTTAATCGGCAATTACGGCGTCAATGACGAAGATGTGGAATCGGGAAAAATTCAGGTTTCTGGCTTCATCGTCAAAGAACCGTCTTTGATCCCCAGCAACTGGCGCTGTCAACGTACTTTGGAAGAATGGATGCAAAGCCGGAATATTGTGGGATTATGCGGAATCGATACGCGGGCGCTTGTACGCAAGTTGAGGAATTATGGCGTCATGCGGGGCGTGGTTTGCTCTCCCGGCGATTCCAGCGTCGATTGGAAGGCGAAAGTGGACGCCGTTCCTTCGATGGCGGGCGCCGATTTGGTGAAATACGTTACGACGGAGAAGCCTTATCTGTGGACCGAATCGTTGCATCCTTATCTTAAAAGCAAAGATATTCTCCCGCCGCCGGAGAAGCCTTATAAGGTTGCGGCATTCGATTATGGAATGAAGCAAAACATTCTCCGGCATTTGACCGAACGCGGATGCGAGGTTCATGTCGTTCCTTCCTACGCCAAACCGGACGAGGTTATGGCGTTGGCGCCGGACGGCGTTTTCTTATCGAATGGTCCCGGCGATCCCGAACCGGTAACGTATGCTATCGATACGGTGCGCCAGCTTTTGGGGAAAGTTCCTATCTTTGGCATTTGCTTGGGACATCAGATTTTGGGATTGGCGCTGGGCGGCAAAACCTACAAACTCAAATTCGGGCATCGGGGGGCCAATCAGCCGGTCAAGCATCTTCCTACGGGCAAAATCGATATCACGTCCCAAAATCACGGCTTTTGCGTCGATTACGATTCGTTGGACAAAAAGAAAGTATCCGTTACCCATATCAATCTGAATGACGATACGGTGGAAGGTTTGGAATGTGCAGATTTACGGTGTTTTTCCGTACAATATCACCCGGAAGCTTCCCCCGGTCCTCACGATGCCGCTCATCACTTCGACCGCTTTGTGGAATGGATGAAAGAACAAGGATAA